The stretch of DNA TAGAACCATGGCTCCGGCCCATGCTGGGAGGAGGCAGAAGATGTGCATCTCGTCTGTCGTTCCCTGTGTGGCGTTGATGATTCTTGGAAACACTCTCTCATTGAGTGCTCGATGAGTCGATTTGTTTGGAAGTTGGTAGACGGGGATCTGCTAGAGCATACGATGGCCATGAACGAACCCAACCACAAGTCATGTCGGGTTGATGATGGTTTGTGTGCCTCCAACGGTCATTTCAACACCCACATGGGTTCGCTCGTTGCTATAAATAGCCACGCCTCTCAACCATTTGTGGTGGGAAGCTCTGAGTGGTTTTACAAGTGTTGTCTAAGCAACCCATCCTCCCGAAGATTTGAGGAGATCGTAAGTGGCGAAAGGCAGCCTAAAAACTGCAAAGCGAGTGAGGATCACTGAAAAAATTGATCAAAGCTGAACCTAGACTTTTTACTCTTGAGGACTTTGCATCCTCTTGATTGTTAGAAGTTTGTTGAAGAGCATCCAAAGTGTGGATTCTCCAAAGGACTAGTATGGCAAGATCCAAAGATCACCTCAAGATCTACCACAAGTATTTGGATGAGTTTTGTAGAACTTAGTTCAAGGAGAACATGACAAAGACTTTCTTGCCTTTAGAGTTGTGGACCAGCCTCTCCAACGCGACGCAGAGTTGTGCCATCAAGTTGAACTAGGCGAACACTTCACGTTGTTTTCTATGAACAAACGAGTTCTATTTCTTCGCAATGTATTATATTTCCCCCCTCCGTGTTTTGAATCATTTCCCCTGTCCATCTTTGTCTGCTATTGGGACATCTATCTTATTTCATTGCATATCTGGATGCTTTGTACTCTATTTAGCTTTTCAAGTGTATCTTCTTGTTTGCTAGACTTGTCTATTGGTACTTCTACCTGGTTACATTTTTTGTATCGAACCAGTGAACTTTGTTTTATTTCTATATGAACTTGTGCCATGGGAGGGGGGGAGGGGACTCTGCTGTCCTGAACCTGCATCTCAGAGTTTCGTTCTTTGAGTGTAAACAATAAATTTCCCTTCATTTCTATCCGAACTTGTGGTTAGAGGCCTTTGTGGTAACAAATGTGCATCACATGGTTTCAGTCTTTGTACTAAACCAACGAATTCTATATTATTTCTGTCTAAACTTGGCCCGGGAGGATAATGCTATACTAACGCTCATTTGGTGACTCATCGATCTAGGAATATTTTGTTTCTCTAACTAATGTGTGTTTTAAAATCTATAACACCAAAATTGATGTTTAATTACTAGTTGTAACATACATTTGTTAATTATCCGCGTTTGCAATCAAGGTTGACATGTTGTTTCTCAGCTTCGCAGTTGGGATGCCCTATGTTTTGTTTAGTTACGACTAAGCTTATAGCCACTTGCACTCACGAACTAAGATCATAGGAGCAACAACACCGGATTGTGTGGCTATTCTATGTTTTGTTCCGTTAGGACTATGCTTAATCACTTGCACTCATGGACTAGGATATATCATGGCAGTAACACCACTGGCCGGATCACATGGAATCTTCTATGTGTCTTTTAGTTAGGACTAAACTTAACCACATGCACTTTTGGACTAAAATCATGACAGCAACATCACCGGATCGTGTGGCATGTCCTATATTTTGTTTAGTTAGGACTAACCTTAACACTTGCACTCATGGACTAGGAACGGGGCACAAACAACACCGGGATCGTGTGGCATACTCTATGCTTCGTTTAGTCATATGATAAACTTAagagaaaagtatacttttcgtcCCTCAACTCTTCGTAAAGTTTAGTTTTCGTTTCTCAACTCAAAAACCGGACAAAGTGCACCCCGAACTCTCGAAACCGGTCACTTTTCGTCCCTGCTGCTGAGTCAAACCAGTTTTGACCGCGCGTAAACAGTACACCgatgaacagtaaattcgaaaaaaatagcaaaaaaaatctgaaattttatGGCATCGAAAATACTCAGGTGCGCCACGTGCGTGCAAATTTTCATCATGTTTGGAAGTTCGAGAAGCACGCAGCAAAAAAAACAAAAGTAAATGTACACTGAAGTGAACAGTAaaataaaaaatagcaaaaaaattcaaaaatttctgaatttttttggcATCGAGGATGCTCAGTTGGGCAAGGTGCGTGCAAAATTTTGTGGTAAAATGACATCCGAGAAGGTCGTgccaaaaaaacaaaatagcGTACGTGTCCGTGCCGCTTTGGGTGGTTTCCAAACCCTCCGATCTTATTTTACCACAAAATTTTGCACGCACCTTGCCCACCTGAGCATCCTCGATGCcaaaaaatttcagattttttatatttttttgctatttttttattttactgTTTACTTCAGTGTACATTTACTTTTGTTTTTTTTGCTGCGTGCTCCTCGAACTTCCAAACATGATGAAAATTTGCACGCATGTGGCACACCTAAGTATCTTTGATGCCATAAAATCtcagatttttttgaatttttttcaaatttactGTTCATCTGGTGCACTGTTCACGTGTGGTCAAAACCGGGTTGACTCAGCGGCAGGGACGAAAAGTGACCGGTTTCGAGAGTTCGGTGAAGGGGAACGTTgtagaaaacaaaatttttcctactcgtttcaccaagatccatctaggagttcatcaagcaacgagtgatcggattgcatctatatacctttgtagatcacgcgcggaagcgttcaaagaacggtgatgatgtagtcgtacacgacgtgatccaaatcaccgatgaccaagcgccgaacggacggcacctccgcgttcaacacacgtacgggacgggagacgtctcctccttcttgatccagcaaggaggaaggagaggttgatgaagatccagcagcacgacggcgtggtggtggatgcagggcgtcacagtagcagggcttcgcctatactacgagggagagatgtaacGGGGAGAGaaggaggcgccaggggctggtctgaagtccctcctctcccccactatatataggggtgccaagggggggggcggccctagtagatggatctactaggggggggcggcggcctagggtggggggcttgccccccaagcaagggggcgccccctctagggtttcccctccaaccctagccgcatgggcccttgaggggtggcgccccagcccactatgggctgggttccctcccacttcagcccatggggccccccgggataggtggccccacccggtggaccccccgggacccttcggtggtcccggtacaataccggtgaccccgaaacttgtcccgatggccaaaacaacacttcctatatataattctttacctccggaccattccggaactcctcgtgacgtcccggatctcatccgggactccgaacaacattcgggttactgcatatacatatcttcacaaccctagcgtcaccgaaccttaagtgtgtagaccctacgggttcgggagacaagcagacatgaccgagacgactctccggtcaataaccaacagcgggatctggatacccatgttggctcccacatgctccacgatgatctcatcggatgaaccacgatgtcgaggattcaatcaaccccgtatgcaattccctttgtcaatcgatatgttacttgcccgagattcgatcgtcggtatcccaatacctcgttcaatctcgttaccggcaagtcactttactcgtaccgtaatgcatgatcccgtgaccagacacttggtcactttgagctcattatgatgatgcattgccgagtgggcccagtgatacctctccgtcatacggagtgacaaatcccagtcttgatccatgtcaacccaacagacactttcggagatactcgtagtctacctttatagtcacccagttacgttgtgacgtttggtatacccaaagcactcctacggtatccgggagttacacgatctcatggtctaaggaaaagatactttgacattggaaaactctagcaaacgaactatacgatcttgtgctatgtttaggattgggtcttgtccatcacatcattctcctaatgatgtgatctcgttatcaatgacatccaatgtccatagtcaggaaaccatggctatctgttgatcaacgagctagtcaactagaggcttactagggacatgttggtgtctgttattcacacatgtattacgatttccggataacacaattatagcatgaataaagacaattatcatgaacaaggaaatataataataatgcttttattattgcctctagggcatatttccaacattcgGGGTGCACTCTGTCCGGTTTTAGAGTTGAGGGACGAAAACTAAACTTTGCGAAGAGTTGAGGGACGAAAAATATACTTTTCTCTAAACTTAACCATGTGCACTCATGGTCTAAGATCATGACAGCAACAACACCGGATCGTGTGTCATGTTCTATGTTTCGTAAAAACAAATCTCATTGATATACATTACAACTGATTCTCACAACAATACACATGGTATTATCCAGTTGACTAAGATCGTGGCAGCAACAACACTGGATTGTGCGGCATGCTCTATGTTTTGTTTAGTTAGGATTAAACTTAACCACTTTCACTCATGACTAAGATCCTGGCATGAACACCACCTGATCGTGGCAATAATTGAGAAACTGCTGACCGACATGGTGAAATATCCACATGGGCACGGCTTTAATCTCAACCATTGATTTGCCTTGGGAGTTGTATATATTTTGTAAGGAGGGTGTACATAAGCACACCTTTTTTAAACGCAGTATTAGACGCAACCACTCGTACACACGCATATACATTCACCTCTATGAATGCCCACACACCTCACCCCGATGAGCATTTTCAAGAGACTGAGCCAGCACAACATCTTGAGATCGACGAAGTCATCACAGGTGCCTACGTAGTCAACGGGGACATCTCCTTCCACTGAACATAGGCGCTTGCATAGTCAACGGGAACATCTCCTCCCACTTAACAAATATCACCGGAAAgactgaaataaatccagaaaaataCAAGCACCTATCCCAAGTCTAGGACTTGAACCTTAATGGTCTGATTCCACTACAACGATCCCAACCATCTGAGCTCTCTTCGACATACACGTGCATGATGGCATATATATTTCCATATTAAAAACCCTACAAAAGAGCTAACCTAGTGGGATCAAATATATGGGGATTAATTGGTACTCCTCTACTCGGCCGCTTGCATGCCCATAACTACACAGGTAGACACGTTAATTAGCTCGAGTAAACATTTATTTTCTTTGAAACTGAAAAAACTGTTACTACAATTTGAGAGCTGTAATAAAATAACACAAGAAATATTTTCTATGTAGAATACTTTCTGATAGAATTGAAATTGCCAATGCTGGATCGTGGCCTTCTACTCGGATCTGACATGTTTTGTTATGCAATTAGCTCTTCTCTCTTTCTAATCCGATCCAAGAGCTACCTCCATCCATGGCACGTAACCGAGTCAATTAAATTGTATGCACGATTGAAGCCTAACTTGATCTCGCGGTGTGATTAGATATTTGCATGTCCGCGCTTGGTTTAATCCGGCCATCATGCTGGCTAATATTTTATACAAGGAAATTTTGGCCTCTATGATTTCAGATATGTAAGCATGTGCACAAGCATTACATAGCTGGTGCAATGCCCCGTTGGCTACCGGATGATTCCGCTTTGGTGATGTAAAAAACCTGATTGCATGATAGCCTCAATCATCGTATGGTTGGACAAGATTTTACTCTAAATTAATATGGGTGGACTAGACGTGGGAGACATGCCTTGTCCACACCACCTGAATCACCACTTTCTTCCCTCGTCTCAGTGTGCTTCATCTCGGTTACTATTTTCTTCTTCCTCATTGAGCAGCTGCCGCCTCTGCAAGAGGCCGCTACCTCACACGAACCTCCGTTGTAGAGTCCGAGCCGAGCTGGACCAGCGGGGCAGCACGTTGGCCATGCCCTCATGCATGTTACTTCTTTCATACAGCAGCTGATTTAGTTGGGCTATAAAAGCACCACAACCTAGCTGAGCATGAGAGCATCCAATCACCATCAACACATTAGCATTATCATCAAATGACTGGTCACACGATCATGTTCTCCACGTCTAGGTGTTCTTCTTTAGCGCTATGTGTGCTCCTTGCCACCAGCTGCCTGATGCTAGCCGGCTGCTCTTCTGAGTCGTTGCCGACAAGCGATGATTTTCCCCATGAGCGCTCCGACATCGGCACCGACGACCACCATGATCTGATGATGAGCCGTTTCCACGTGTGGATGACGGCACAGAACAAATCCTACTCCACCTCCGACGAGAAGGCTCGCCGGTTTGAGGTATACAGGAGCAACATGAGATACATAGAGGCTGTGAATGCTGATGCGACTACCTCTGGGCTCACGTACAAGCTTGGGGAGGGTCCCTTCACTGACCTTACAGATGAAGAGTTCATGACGCTTTATACTGGGAAGATTCCGGAAGATGACGAGCAGATTATCACCACCCGTGTTGGCCCTGTCAATGGCGTGGACACATATGAGGGTGTCACCGTGTACGCCAACTTCTCAGCCAGGGCGCCGAGTAGCGTGGACTGGAGGAAGAGAGGCGCCGTCACCCCGGTTAAAGACCAAGGGAAATGCGGTACGTGCAACATCTCTTGTTAATCTTCTAGCTATATATAATTATGACAATTGAGAATGACAACTTGACAACAAAGTAACAACAACGGCTACAAATTACATTTTTACATACACAACTAGCTCAATGATTCAGTTAAGCATTGTTATGCAACTGCAGGATCTTGCTGGGCATTCGCCGCCGTGGGTGCAATCGAAGGACTACACAAGATCAAGAGAGGGACCCTGGTGTCTCTGTCGGAGCAACAGCTAGTAGACTGTGACTCCTTCGACAGCGGTTGCAATGGCGGCCGGGCTAGCAGAGCTTTCCAGTGGATCCAACAGAATGGAGGGATCACCACCACATCCTCCTACGGATACAAGGCAGCCACTGGTCGGTGCAAGATGAACCGTAAGCCGGCCGCAAAGATCACTGGCTCCGGGAGAGTCGAGGGCAACAACGAGGTGTCGCTGAGGAACGCCGTGGCTAACCGACCTATAGCCGTTTCGATCGCGTCAAGTGGCAGCCACTTCCACCACTACAAGGGAGGCATCTTCAACGGGCCATGCAGCACCACAAAACTGACCCATGCCGTCACCATAGTAGGCTATGGGCGACAGGCACAAGATGGTGCCAAGTATTGGATCGTGAAGAACTCGTGGGGGGTGACATGGGGCGACAAAGGTTACATACTAATGAAGAGGGGCACAACGAATCCATCAGGTCAGTGTGGCATTGCGACACGCCCAGTCTTTCCCCTTATGAAAGTAAGAGAATCGACTGATTAATACGCACAAAGTTTGTATTATTGACCTGCAAGTGCAAAGTGCCTACACGTATGTTGCATATATTTGCCGCTATATGTCTAGGCGTGTAATTCGTTTTAACAATGAAGGATCTGTACGAACTTTGTAAGTTATGTTTATTTGGTTTCAATGTAAGATGTTAACTTATTGGTAGCACTATCATGCACATCACGTCATCCTTTAAAAAAATGCACATCACATCACGTCATGTGCTTAGTGCATCTACCTACTTCCATCCTCTATATAAAATGGAATGTGTTGTTGAGGGTCAAAAGAGTGGTAAACCTTTGTCTACACAGGAACAGAATATCTATAAATCATGAGCAGAACCAATGAACTAAAAAACTATGACCATGCCCCTAAAAAAACTACAAGAATAAATTACCACTCCCTCTAATCCCAAAAAAAAGTTCCGCAGAACTAAGTTCAAAACTGCGACACCTTTTTTGGATCAGTGGGAGTATCCTTTTAGGCCGAATAACTCAGAAAACCATTGTATATCACCCTGCTTACCATGCGTGGAGCCATCGCCCCCGACATCAATGACATGGCCCATCACAATTATCGGAAGGGAATAAAATTACAGATCAACTTTCATGGTTTCTTCAGCCCCATGGGTGCCTTCCGCAAAGCAATTTTCTCATGCAAATGGGATCAATTCTGTCTCTGTTTGGACCTTTGTTGAACCTTGTTGTTACTTTGGcggtttgctttatttataaagcgggacGAAAGCCTTTTTTAGTAAATGGATCAATTACTGAGTTGTGTACTTTACGCGTTATTGTAATAAATCGGCTCTGGAAAGCCCAAGGTCCTTCATTATTAAAGGTTTTTCTTTGGCGCTTAGCACCCTATAACCAATCTCCTTCTGCATTGAAACATGACAAGTACAAGTTGCCGTGAGCCTGCGAGATTTGCGGGGCTGAGGACTAATGGTGGCATTCACCATTGAATGCACCATGGCCCGCTGCGTGTGGGCCTTGGGGAAGAAGAAGTTGTTAAATATGTCTCTGTCACTATAGAGCCTAGCACTAAACAATGGATCTTGACCCTAATAGATTGATTCATTGTCGCCTGATCAGTTTACACGGGCCCTGGTCACCATGTGGGCAGGTGGACGGCACGCCGCAAAGACATCCACGAAGGTAGTTCCATTTTGACCTCTCTCCACTCATACGGCCATCCTGAGATTATTGATTAAGGAAGCGGACCACGAGGCCTTCGACGCTATGGTGTCCAAGATTCGGACCATGGCTTCCTCCTTGGCGCACTGGCATCGAGAGGCGTCTTAAATCTTGTTTCTTTCTATCATATCCTTTTAGGGCTGGCCTGCATGCCATGACTGGCTGGGTTGCCATGTATGCGACTTATTCTATCTGCTGTTCTGCTACTGTGTTTGATTGGTTGTGCTACTCTGCTTGgtggctttatttataaagtcgGGCGTATGCCTTTTATCTAAGAAAATATCACACCTCCAGGAGGCCTAGCCGACTCGTGAGAAAAAGGAAGTTTTTATTTGTTCTAAGACTCTCTGCAACAGTGTTGCACTTTATCAATCATGTTTTTGTTCACATCTCTCCAGACTGACCACACCACCAGAATTACCAACGAATTTTGAGTTTATCTTGCCACCTCTTGCAGCCTCACACTCATGAAGACCACCAAACGCAGGGCTTAGCATTAGTGGAAGTTTGAACCAATCTCCCTCGCAAAAAAAAAAGTTTGAACCAATCTAATTATTGATAGAAGAAAAGGTGTTCAAACCGTTGTCGTCTTGTGTCACATTCTTTGCAAAAACAACCAGCTGCATGCTTGAGCTGTCACGTCACATACATGGCACTTGAATTAATGGAAACTAAtttatttttacaaatatacttTGAAGCTTCGGTAATAAGCAAGTGCCGCTTGGGCCACTATCTATCTTCCCGTACGCCGCTGATGTTCATCCTTTTTTTTTTCATCAGGCAGGTGATGTGTGTTGC from Triticum urartu cultivar G1812 chromosome 3, Tu2.1, whole genome shotgun sequence encodes:
- the LOC125547833 gene encoding ervatamin-B-like; the protein is MTGHTIMFSTSRCSSLALCVLLATSCLMLAGCSSESLPTSDDFPHERSDIGTDDHHDLMMSRFHVWMTAQNKSYSTSDEKARRFEVYRSNMRYIEAVNADATTSGLTYKLGEGPFTDLTDEEFMTLYTGKIPEDDEQIITTRVGPVNGVDTYEGVTVYANFSARAPSSVDWRKRGAVTPVKDQGKCGSCWAFAAVGAIEGLHKIKRGTLVSLSEQQLVDCDSFDSGCNGGRASRAFQWIQQNGGITTTSSYGYKAATGRCKMNRKPAAKITGSGRVEGNNEVSLRNAVANRPIAVSIASSGSHFHHYKGGIFNGPCSTTKLTHAVTIVGYGRQAQDGAKYWIVKNSWGVTWGDKGYILMKRGTTNPSGQCGIATRPVFPLMKVRESTD